GGGCTGGAGAACCCAGCCTGGCTGTGGGGGAGAGCCCAGGGCGGCTCCagaggccgagtgctggccgGGGCCAGGGTCCTGCTCTATCCTGCCTCGTGCCTGGGAGCTGagcatcccccagccccgccaACCTCGTGCCTTGCAGTGTTCTCTGGGCCCCCAGACCCCCTCCACGGCAACAGCTTGAACCAGAAGGTCCGGGCGGCCGCGCAGGTGAGTGCCGGCCCCATTCCCTGTGCCGGGGCGGGGCTGCTTGGGCCCTGCCTGGAGCGGCAGGGCAGATCTGCCTCccagacccccaccccagggccaGGCCGGGGTACCCGGTGCTCCCCAGCTCTCTGCCCACACCCCCATCTCTCCCGGTAGGATTTGGCCAGCGTTCTCTTTTCGGATACGCcgctcccccatcctgctgcactgCCGGCCCGTCCCCTGCCTCCTGCAGGTAAGCGCAGGCCCCTCACGGACCTGTCACCACGCCGGGCCGGTCCCTTCGGCTGGAGCTGTGGGTGTGCAGAGGCCCCGCtggccgggggggctgctgggggtgaGGGCAGGGTGCTGCGGGCCCCGGTGACGGGTGCCTGGCTGCTGTCCCAGCCCTACTCACTGGGGATGTCCCAGAGCTCTGGCCAGAGCCGGCTGCAGGGTACTGTGTCGGAGGGAAAAGCGTgcccgggggagcagagggacGCTGCCCTGgtcccagctcctcccagctgccccaggCGCTTCCCTGGGCTTGCAGGGGAGAGAAACAGCAGTGGAGGGCGATCCTGAACGCCTGTGCTCCCTCTGAACTTGTGCCTCCCCCAGGTAtgggctccagccccagcccctgcagctcctTGCAAGGATTTGGCTTCAGCAGTGAGAAAAGCAGCTCCGGTAAGTCCTGGTGCTGCCCCTCACCTCGCGTGGGTCCCCTGCtcggtgctgccctgcctgcgcgcAGGGATGCCGCAGCCCCGGGGATCCTGCCCGGGGTTAGACCAGGCTCCCAGCGTTCGGAGACACGTAACCTGGTTGCCAGCTCTCTCGGCGGGTGTTTCTGGGtggctcagagcagagctgtgctgcaccCTTTGCTTTGTGCAGCTCTCCCCTTTCCCAAGCCGTTTGAcgggtgctggggctggtggcacGGCCATGGAGGGCTCTGCTGGGTCCTTCCCTGCTGACGGGGACGTGGGAGGTTGGCTTGTGTCCCCTGGCCTGTCCCGGTAGCCCCCAGCTATTTCTCGCCCCCCTTGTCCAGCCAGAATTCCCTCACAGCCCGGCTGTGCCTGGAGCCTGGCTGCCGGGGCCGCTTCTCTCTGCCATCAGGTCCCCGCCATCCCCTCATGGCACCCTGCAAGGCGGTGGGTGCCcggaggctgggctgggctccctggCAAGCGCCTGACGCCCTGGCCTCTGCCCAGCTTCGACGGGAGAAAGCCTGCTCAGCACCATCCAGCGAGCAGCCGAAGCGGTGGCCCACGCTGTGCTCCCCGCCCCGGAGGGACCCCGGCCTCCCCGCAGGGAGCTCCACGAGGACGCCTACCAGCCCGTCAGGGCCCCCTCTCCCACCGGGAGCCCGGCCAGGGCTGTGAAGCCTCCAGCAGCCGCCGCAGCAGCGCACAGCACCCGAGGTAGGTGGGCTACTGGCTGCTGGGGGGCCTGGCGGGGGTCCCCACGAGGTACCGGGGCTGGTTTGGGGGTCaacacctccctgctgctgtccctgcagtgAGCCACCAgccggggctggccgggggCGGCTGGGAGGAGGTGGACAGTGGGCACAGCTCCCAGGACTCCTCGCAGGGGAACGGCATGTTGAGCCGCACCTCGGATTCCTGCAGCAAATCGGGCAGCGACAGCCACTCCGGGGCCAGCCGGGAGCTGACCCACGTGGCTGAGAGGTGAGAACGGGGCTCTGGGgggctccccttcccccaggaCCTTCCAAGATGCTTCCCTCATCTCCAGGAACCATGCCCTTGTTTTCCATGCCTTTAATTTGAGTCacctggtgctgctgggctggattCCTCCTGGCATATTTGGCCTCCCAGCTTGCGGCAGCCTGTGGttgggcagagccaggggcagggCAACTGATTTGGGAGGGACGCCCTGCCTGCTGGAGGGTGGTGGGGTCTGCGCTGGGAccccaggagggagcagggccggCCCCTGTCCCCACCGAGGCATCTCCCTGGGTAGGGTGGACGCTGACAGCCTGGGCGACTGCGTGCGGGAGGTGAGCCTGGTCTCAGCGCTGACCCGCGGCGCCAGGGTCTTCCTCACCAGGGAGGAAGCACAGCACTTCGTCAAAGAGTAAGTGCACAAGGCAGGCTCTCCCTGGGAccatgggtgctgcaggggcttCGAGGGGCAGCTGGAGCCCTTCTTGCCCCCGTGGCTACCTCCTCTGGGGCCAAAATGCTGCCGGGCAGGAGGGCTGCCCACTCCCGGCCGGCTCCTGGGGTGCTGCGTGCGGCCGGCGCAGCCGTAACCCCTTCCCTTTGGCCAGGTGCGGGCTGCTGAACTGCGAGGtggtgctggagctgctcagCCGAGCACTGGAGGACCCCGGTGACAGCGTCCGCATGGTGAGCGCGGGGTGGTCCCCGGTGTGCCACCAGCAATGTGCCCGTGGTGCTGTCTGCCCCGGGCTGTGCCGCTACAGGCACATGGTAGAGCTGGGGCGTTTCAgtgcctgtcctgcctgccGGGCTCAGCCATGCTCTCCTCCCCGCAGAGATCCATGTGCGCCATCTCCTCCCTCATGTGCTCCGACCTGCTCTCCCTGGAGCAGATCTTCGCCGTCACTCGGCAGcgcctgcagcagctcagccaagGCAGCCCCGGCCCTGTTGCCAACCGAGCAACAAAGGTGACTCTGGGGACGTCCCTGTGCCCTCttcccggggcaggggggttcCGGGGACCGGGCTGCCCATCCTCAGGGACACCCAGATCTTGGGAGTGGTTCCGTGCGTGTCCCAGAGGGGTGGGAATTGTCAGTCTCTCTCAGGAGCAGGAAGCCTGGGGGGTGCGATGCTTCCTCCCCAGGAGACAAAGCCCCTGATTGGGGATGCCGGGGCTGATCCCCAGCACCGGGAAGAGGTGACGGGGCTGGGCCTGCTTTCCGCTGCCGCTCTCACTCCTGCCCATCCCGCTCTTCTCCTCCCAGATCCTGCGGCAGTTTGAGGCTCTCTGCAGAGGCCAGCCCTCCCAGAAGAGCGCGCGCCCGGACTCGGACCCCTCTGCCCTCGCCATGAGCTCAGCCCCGTGCACCGGGGACCTGCTGACAGACATCCCGCCCCTGGCAGGCGAGAGCATCCTCACCCCCCTGaccgcggccccgctccccatgGCCGCGCCGGCCCGTGGCGAGGAGCAGGGGATGGAAGCGGAGACCCACGGGCAGCCCAGTGCCGCGGTGCCGGTCTGTCCCTGCGAGCAGGAGGTGGCAAGTAGGCTGGCAGGGGACACGGCAGGTGCCCCTGCGCCCTCCCGCAGCCTGTCCCTCTTTGCCGGCATGGATCTGGTGGCCCGTCCCGGCGCGGTGCTCTGCCCGGACTCTCCGCTGGCAGAGCCGCGGACACTGTCCCAGCCCCAGGACAGGCAGACGGACGCAGAGGGCAGCCGGCAGCCCTCAGCCTTTGCCTTTCTCAACATGTAGCTGTCGTCAggctcccggggggctgcgggggctttgccctccctccctgcggGGCCTTGTCGTGCCATGGCCCCCCCGGGGGCTCTTCCGTGGGCGGCTGGCTGCTCCTGCACCGGGCTCGGCGGGGACAGGGGCCTCACGCCCCCAGCTTTCCCCgtggcaaagaaacaaacaagcaagagCGAAGGAATGGGGGCTGCCAAGGGGACACGGGGTGTGAAATGGCCGCCGGGACTGGGGCTCTGGTAAGGGTATGATGTCCCTCTCACTGTCTTTTTTGCCAAAAGTCCCCGGTTTCCCAGGGCCGGTGGaagggcacagctgctggcaccTCTCGCTCGGCTGGGCTGTGagcggggagccgggctggAGATCTGCCAGCGCCCAccggggctgagctgggggggtggtttggggaCCTCGGCATGGCCATGGGTGGCCCACTGCCTCCGGCATCCCCCAGCTCCGGCCTCGGCGGCTGCCGTGGGGAGAAGGCGGCGTCccagtggggctgggaccccccccaataAACCCCACGCTCAGGTCTGCGAACTTGTGACTTCTTCCTGCGTCGTTGCCGCAGCCTGCCCCACGGCTGGGCCTGCCCCACGGCTGGGCCTGCCCCACGGCTGGGCCTGCCCCACGGCTGGGCCTTCATTacagctccctctgccccacagctcctcctgcccctaTGGGGCAAGCCCCGCCCCTAGCCCCGCCCACCTTTCCTCCTGGCCCCGCCTCTCTCACTGCCTCCCAAAGACTTGCCAGCCTGTTTGGCCCCTCCTGCTTTCTCAGACCCCGCCTCTAGCCCCGCCCACATCACCAGGACCCGCCCACCTTCCCACATGGCCCCGCCTCCCTCACTGCCTCCCAAAGACTTGCCAGTCTGGCTGGCCCCTCCCACCTCCGCAGACCCCGCCCTTAGCCGCGCCCACTCCCACAAAGACCACGCCCATCGTCCTTCCTGACCCCGCCTCCTAATGACTCGCCACCCCGGCTCGCCCCGCCCTCCCCCCAGACCacgcctctcccctccctcctcccgccccTTTCTACCCCTCAACCTATCCCCGCTCtcctcccggccccgcccctcccttCCGATTGGTTGtctcctcccgccccgccccgcctcagCTCATTGGGCGGGGCGGTGCGCGCGGCGGCGGTAGGCTGCGCGGGAGCGGGCTGAGGGGagggggaccgggaccggggccTGCTCCGAcctgggcgggggggaggaaCCGGGAAGGGGGTACGGGGGGGGGGACCGGGGCCTCGGAACGGCCCCCGGGGCGCTTTGTGGGGCGGGCTGCGGCTGGGCAAGGCGTGGGCCAGGGCCTCGGGTgaggccgggggccggggccggggctacagccccggccccggcccccggcctcACCCTCGGTGCTTCCCCCTCAGCAGGCCCCGGGGGGGTGCGGgtccctctcagcctcctctgggCCCTTCTCGGTGCTCGGAGCCCCTCGCCCGTGTCACCCGTCCTGCGTGGAGCCTGGAGGGTGCTGGGCTTTGGGGGGCTTGGGCCTGAGGGGCCTGGGTGTCCCGGGCCTGAGGGGCCTGGGTGTCCCGGGCCTGGCCTCTGGGCCTGAACGCCTTTTTCCCGCTGTGAGCCCGGTGGTTTCCAGCGAGAGCCGTTTGTTTACCCGGGTTGCTGGAGCCTGAGGCATTGCTAAGGTGTCCGGTGGAGCCCcaaggcggggcgggggggggggggtgaatCCAGACCTGCTGGGGGAAGATGGGTTATGGGATGGCTTAAAGCGGTCACCCCGGCCTTTGCCTCGGCGACAGCTCCTGGCTCAGCGCTGGGGCGGGAGGGGATGCAAAGGGGTAAAGCGGGGAGCGTGCCGCCTCCCGAGCTGGGAAGGGGGCTCAGCTCTCCCTACCGCCACTTCCAAGCAGCTTCTTGGCAGAGATTGGGAGTGCTTGTGGGGGAAAGATCCCTCGGGAGCTGCCCCGTTGCTTCCTGCACCCCGATGCAGGGCGCTGGGTGAGCTGAACACCTGGCTGTAGCAGACGGGGCTGTTCTGGGCTCGTGTGATCCTTTGCAGCCATGGTCTGGATGGAGTGAGGGAGCCCGGTGTGGGGAGCAgggcttttcttctctctgttaGTCGTCCGCTGGCCTTGAAGCGAGTGTCCCGGCCTGTAAATGGGGCAGTGGGACGTGGCACCGACAGCCAGGGTGTTAGGCCAAAGCAGTGAAGGGACGGCTGTTGGTGTCGGTTGCTGTGAGGAGCTCACCCGGAGCCTCTGCAGGCCTTGTGTTCAGTGTTATTTGGCACGTGGAAATGCGGAGGAAGGTGTTTTGTCCCATTTGAAAATGGTTATGGCTCTGTGTGCCGGCGTTTGTCAGAGACACCTGGGAGCGGAGCGTGTGGCTCGCTTGCCGCGCAAGGCTGGAATTGCTCCCCGTGCCTTCACTTCTCCGTCCGCGCTGTGCTTCCAGGGTCCCTTCTCTCTGCTCGAGCATGAAGAGCAcccgcagcagctcctccttccAGGGCGCCGGTTCTGCCAGCGTAGATCTCAGCCTGACCGGCCTCCCGGTGCCGGTCTCGCGACGCCCCAGCAGCGCTTCTCCCGCCAAGCACATGGCGCGCTCCATCTCGGTCACCACTGATGGCAAACCGAAGAGGAACACTCTGGTGAGTCCTTGTCGGGAGAAATCCttcatccctgcatccctcctgctgctcggggcggggaggcgtgtgtgcatgggctgcaggatgCCTCCGTGCACACCCGCTCTGCCAGCAGCGCTGATCCTGCGGGCCGAGCTTTGAAGCGCAGCCTGGGGTGGGAGGTGGCACCGGGGAGGGCCCTGGCTCCCCCCAGGAGCGCATGGCAGCGCGGCACGGCTGCGTGTTTGGGGAGAGCAGCCACACCgccgtggggaggggaggaTTGGGCTGGTCCGGGTGCTGCTTGGAACTGtggctctgggtgctgcagcGCTGCGCGCTCTCTCCAAATCTGATCGTCCTCGACGATCGGCTGCTCGTCAGGTCTCTTCTTGACCCTTTAATGCACAAAGAAAGGCAAGCAGGAAAGCGTCAGGCTTcacccttttcccttccttggcCTTCACCTCCCTGTGCCGGTTTCCTTCTGGAAACTCCCCAGTTCCTGGTACCTTGTGCCGGATGCTGCGGCGCTTTCAGGCCCAGCCTGTGCCTTGCCGAGCACcctctgttcctgctgggctcagCAAGGCTGGGGACTCAGTCTCTCGCTGCATGGGGGTTTCTACGAGGGTTTTTTCAGCAGAGTGAATGAGCCCCAGGTACTTACCGGGCTCTGTTGAGATCCAGGTGTGGAGAGTCTCTGCGCTCCTTGCTGAGTAATCCCTACTGCCTTGGCAGTCTTCCTCTATGCTTGTTCCCAGGGCAGGTAACGAGCTCAGCCCTTCTGGGCTGGGGAGCTCGCCCAAACGAACGCGTTCCTGCTGgctcagcagcagtgcaggagcCCGAGGGGGAGCCCGGTGTCATTGCGCTCTGCCTCGACGGGAGGTTGGCAGCCGCGGGGATGTCGGAAACATCGCGTCGGGGCTGTGTGGAAGGGGGTGGAAGGGCAGCACCGCCAGAAGTGCTGTTTTAGGATGCCTGACTCGAGGGGGGAGCCTGCCTCGGCCAGGcgtcccagctcctcctgcccgtGCTTCTCCTTAACATCGCTGCTGAATTTAGCACCCTCCTCCGCAGGAAGATGCGGGATCCCGGGCAATGAACAACCTCCGGAGGTCCAACAGCACCACCCAGGTTAACCAGCGGGTGAACAGCACGCGCAGGTATGGCTCCAGCCACCAacgtccgtccgtctgtcccgTGGATGGGACCGTGTGAAACCCCACCCATCTGTCTGACCTCTCTTGTCCTGTGAGGGAACCAGagcctttaaaaaatgtactttaagCTCTGTCATACACACAGGGGGCTACAACCTGGCCTTGGAAAGCCAAggtctggtttttgtttgggttttttttttttttgaggggaggTCACTTGATCAGGATTTGGGGAAATAGAGCGTATTTCTGTGTCTGGGAAGCCTCTGTCACAAAAGACACTCAATTTAATTCCAAGGGACAGGACTGTTCAATTACAACAGCCCCTCACGGACCCTCCAGACCGTAGCTGGACTGTGTTAGCAGGCGAAAAGTTCTCCTTCTGTCTCCAGTGACCTCCTAGCGCCATCTCTGAACCGTGATTTTTCCATTCTCTTGCTGCCCTGTGCCCACCCCTTTAATATATTCTGTCTCCACACGTCGTGCTGGAATCTAGAGCTCTGTATAAAAACAAATTGTTCATAGATTTCGTGACTCTGTAATGATTCTCCgtcccttttctcctctgtgtcGTGATGCAGGCGGTAGGTGAGCCTCGGCTCTATGCTGTGCATGTTGTCAGCGCGCCCTGCCGCGATCAGAGCGTGCTTCTCACTGAAGCTGCGCAGGATGAGAGCTGTGCTATCGCTGTCTTGTTGCCGTTTGTCTGCATGCAATATTAACTCCAGAACACGtgttctctcctcctccctgccttccctgggTTCGGGCTAAAGCTCAGAGCAGATGGGAGACTTCCTGACCTTTGAGAGTGGTtgtgggggaagaaagaaactgGCGAGTCTGAGCAAAACCTCCCcggaaaagaaaaccacatgGAACATCTTGGTGAGGATGGGGACATCCTGGGGTGGGTGGGCTAAGTCAGCTCTGCTTGCTGGAGGAGTTGGCTGGGTTTGCTGGAGGAGCGGGAGGGTTTCCCTAGACCCGAGGATGGGGTGGTACAGCTTGCCTGGTCCTTTCTCAGCCTGCAGTCAAAACTGGCGCATTTTGGGTGGCCAACGTGGTCGGCCAGTCCTCTGGCCTGCATTGGCCTTGTCTCTGGCCTGGGGCTTTTGGCCCCTCGCCTCTGCATTCCTGGCTTCTTCTGGtggaggcaggcagaggcacaggcaAAGCCTCGAGGCTGCCGTGCTGTGGAACGGAGGTTTCTCATGTGTGGGAGAAACTGGCTTGTGAAGGAAGAGGGTGGTGTTTGAGGATATGGGTTTGGCGCTTGCCTGCGCTTATACCTGCTGACTCCGTGGCAGGACGATCAGCCGCGAGTGTTCCCGGGCCACTCCATCTCCTGTGGCGTGGAGCCACCAGCAGGCATGAGGAGGAAAGAAGCCACCGTGCTCCTGGCAGCCAACTTCACTGCCAACAACAGGTAggaggggcggcggcgctgAACCCGTAGGCCTGGTGTTGGGGGGAACTACACCGAGAAAACACCCAGGCAGAGGACGGGGTGCCGGTGCTCCGCCTCTGCCGGGGCATGGGGGTCAAGTGCGGGGCAGAGCGATGGCGGCGTGCCAGGCTGGCCGGCCAGGACACCTTCGGAAGCCGCGCAGGAGCTCGACTGATGCGTGGGAGAGGCTGCTCTCCCTCTAGGAAAGGGAACGAGTAAAACTTGGAACCCTTCGGAGCCAGGAGAGACTTAAAGCAAGGCTGCGTGTAGAGTAGGCTGAGCAGCAGGCTGTTAGGTCTGCTTGggctgtgtctgtctgtctgtctgtgcgTCGGGTAACAGCTACCGGGGAGCGAGCTCTAGAGAGCGGGTGAGTCGCTTGTGAGGCCTCCCCTGCTCCTCGCCTCGGGGAACGCTCCAGACGGTGAGGGTCGGGTTGAGGGttgccaggcagggagctgtcCCCTTCGGATCCAGCAagtcacagaatcatcgaatcgttgaggttggaaaagccctctaagatcatccagtccaaccattaacctcacactaccaagtccaccactaaaccagttaaggggagaggaataacttcatgtgtcctg
This window of the Pelecanus crispus isolate bPelCri1 chromosome 12, bPelCri1.pri, whole genome shotgun sequence genome carries:
- the TEPSIN gene encoding AP-4 complex accessory subunit tepsin, with translation MAAPLRDRLSFLSRLPTLLRGTADDDVPCPGYLFEEISKISHESPGSSQCLLEYLLNRLQSNSCRVKLKVLKILLHTCTQGSPQFVLQLKRNACFIREAAVFSGPPDPLHGNSLNQKVRAAAQDLASVLFSDTPLPHPAALPARPLPPAGMGSSPSPCSSLQGFGFSSEKSSSASTGESLLSTIQRAAEAVAHAVLPAPEGPRPPRRELHEDAYQPVRAPSPTGSPARAVKPPAAAAAAHSTRVSHQPGLAGGGWEEVDSGHSSQDSSQGNGMLSRTSDSCSKSGSDSHSGASRELTHVAERVDADSLGDCVREVSLVSALTRGARVFLTREEAQHFVKECGLLNCEVVLELLSRALEDPGDSVRMRSMCAISSLMCSDLLSLEQIFAVTRQRLQQLSQGSPGPVANRATKILRQFEALCRGQPSQKSARPDSDPSALAMSSAPCTGDLLTDIPPLAGESILTPLTAAPLPMAAPARGEEQGMEAETHGQPSAAVPVCPCEQEVASRLAGDTAGAPAPSRSLSLFAGMDLVARPGAVLCPDSPLAEPRTLSQPQDRQTDAEGSRQPSAFAFLNM